A genomic stretch from Arachis stenosperma cultivar V10309 chromosome 3, arast.V10309.gnm1.PFL2, whole genome shotgun sequence includes:
- the LOC130969923 gene encoding polyphenol oxidase A1, chloroplastic-like, which yields MASISPLSFVSSVNASAIKTSSSSLFPKGRQSHVAATKVSCNASNEEASNGIAHGNRRDVLIGLGGLAGAAGFAYNPFAFAAPVAPDLQACGLPTLPAGAKPVKCCPPASTKIIDFEFPKNQPLRVRKPAHKVTGDDLVKYKEAIKAMRELPDDDPRSFTQQAAIHCAYCHNSYHQVGFPDKDLQVHYSWIFLPFHRWYLYFYERILGSLINDPTFALPFWNWDHPDGMEIPSIFTDRRSSLYDPLRNANHQPPVLVDLSWNRNGPDTSGDVDANLSLMYTNFVEVKAPLNFFGNAFRAGDTPYTVKTGAGTCESVHNTLHTWSGDRTQPNGEDMGSLYSAGRDPLFYCHHSNVDRMWNLWKSFGNKDITDPDFLESNFLFYDENKNLVRVKTKDCLDSVKLGYDFEKVPIPWAKTKPKARRTKAERAQKPLTTKSVDLPLTLEENKLVSTVVKRPRRSRSRKEKDEREETLVLEIEFDRRKPIKFDVLLNEEEDAQFATPKNREFAGSFVNVSHTQKSSALKTELAFKIGITEKLIDLEADDDDSVVITLVPQYGDGVIVKGIKIDYEDC from the coding sequence ATGGCTTCAATATCTCCTCTCTCTTTTGTGTCCAGTGTGAACGCCTCAGCCATCAAGacctcctcctcttctttgttCCCTAAAGGCCGGCAGAGCCACGTGGCAGCCACGAAGGTGTCTTGCAATGCCTCGAACGAAGAGGCATCAAACGGCATTGCCCATGGGAACAGGAGAGATGTTCTTATTGGTCTTGGAGGGCTGGCCGGTGCCGCAGGCTTTGCCTACAACCCTTTCGCCTTTGCGGCACCGGTTGCACCGGATCTCCAAGCCTGTGGGCTACCAACCCTGCCGGCGGGCGCCAAACCCGTCAAGTGTTGCCCTCCTGCTTCCACAAAGATCATAGATTTTGAGTTCCCAAAAAACCAACCCTTAAGGGTTCGGAAACCGGCTCATAAGGTTACCGGTGACGATCTGGTCAAGTACAAGGAAGCCATAAAGGCCATGAGAGAGCTTCCAGACGATGACCCTCGCAGCTTCACCCAACAAGCCGCCATTCATTGCGCTTACTGCCACAACTCGTATCACCAAGTTGGCTTCCCTGACAAGGATCTCCAGGTCCATTACTCGTGGATTTTCCTTCCTTTTCACCGTTGGTACCTTTACTTCTATGAGAGGATCTTGGGAAGCTTGATCAACGATCCAACCTTTGCATTGCCCTTCTGGAACTGGGATCACCCTGACGGCATGGAAATTCCTTCCATTTTCACTGACAGAAGATCATCGCTCTATGACCCACTCAGAAACGCAAACCATCAACCGCCGGTTCTCGTCGATCTCAGTTGGAACAGGAACGGCCCTGACACCAGCGGTGACGTCGACGCTAACCTCAGTTTGATGTACACAAACTTCGTCGAAGTGAAGGCGCCGTTGAACTTCTTCGGCAATGCTTTCCGTGCCGGCGACACGCCTTACACCGTGAAAACCGGTGCCGGAACTTGCGAGAGCGTGCACAACACGCTCCACACTTGGAGTGGGGATAGAACCCAGCCAAACGGGGAGGACATGGGGTCCCTCTACTCTGCTGGTAGGGATCCTCTCTTCTACTGTCACCATTCCAATGTCGATAGAATGTGGAATCTGTGGAAATCTTTCGGTAACAAAGACATTACCGACCCTGACTTTCTGGAATCAAATTTTCTGTTCTATGACGAGAATAAGAACTTGGTGCGCGTGAAGACCAAAGATTGCCTTGACTCCGTGAAGCTTGGGTATGATTTCGAGAAGGTTCCCATTCCGTGGGCGAAAACGAAGCCGAAAGCGCGTAGGACGAAAGCTGAAAGGGCGCAGAAGCCGTTGACGACGAAGAGCGTTGACTTGCCGTTAACTCTGGAGGAGAATAAGCTCGTGAGCACGGTGGTGAAGAGGCCGAGGAGATCCAGGAGCAGGAAGGAGAAGGATGAGAGAGAGGAGACTCTGGttttagagattgagtttgatCGGAGGAAGCCTATAAAGTTCGATGTGTTGCTGAACGAAGAAGAGGATGCGCAGTTTGCTACGCCAAAGAACAGAGAGTTTGCTGGAAGCTTCGTGAATGTGTCGCACACTCAGAAATCGAGTGCCCTGAAAACTGAACTGGCATTCAAGATCGGGATCACGGAGAAGCTGATCGATTTGGAagctgatgatgatgatagcGTTGTCATCACTTTGGTTCCCCAATATGGTGATGGTGTCATTGTTAAGGGCATCAAGATCGACTATGAAGATTGCTGA